The Mustela nigripes isolate SB6536 chromosome 11, MUSNIG.SB6536, whole genome shotgun sequence genomic interval AGCAGGCCTGTGGCTCAGGGTCTTAATTTGCAAGTCTCGGATTCCTCCTCTGGCTgtgcccccctctccctcccagggtGGTCTCTGACCTTTAGCAGTGGCCACCACCTGGCACGTAGCAGGTTCCCAGTTGGGGCCAAAGAGCTCTCTTGGGGTCTGGGGGGACTCACACCTAGCAGGAGGCGGGGGCTGGAGGGCTGGGCCGGACAGAGGCCACTTCCCAGCCTCAGGGGACAAAGCAAGACTTTGGGTAACTAGAAAGGACACTCCAGGTGGAGGGACTGGCCTGTTCTCAGGTGCGCCTTCCCGCCTAGGCCTGGAGTGGAGGAGTGACGCGCTCAGGTCTGTGTTTTAGAGAGCGCGCTCGGGCCGCAGTGTGGAGGAGGAGCTGGCTCTGGGAGAGGCTGAAGGCAGGGAGTCCAGTTAGGAGACTGGTACCGTAGTCCAGGTGAGCCGAGAAGAGGGCCTGGCCTAGGCCGGTGGCTGCGGGGATCCCAAGGAGGGGCCCGTCCAAGATAGAAGAGGTAGGGGCCTCACCTGGCGGGCGGGGCAGACCCAGgaccccctccacctccccagggAGTCCTCAAGTAGAAGGGAGAGGCGGCCAGTGCTGCCAAGTGGGGTCCTAGGCGGGCGCTGCAGGCCGGCTCTGACCGGCCCCCAGTGCTCTCACAGGGTAGCAGAGGTGCCTCCCTGGAGAGGGCGGCCCAGCCTTCCCCTCCCGGTGTCCTgtgagacccccccacccccgccaccccgctCATCACCGCCTCCATCACCACCCCTCACCTACAGGCACTCGCTGGGTTGAGACTcgaggggctgaggggaggcaGGGCCCCGATCCCGATCCCAGCACTGGCTGGCCCGGCCTGAGCCTTCgccccttccctgtcccccaggGCTGCGGGAAGAGGCCCCGCCAGCCTCCCAGAGGTCCTGTGCCTCCCTGACTAGccctccctctgtttcttcccccTGCTGCAGATGGCCGTGGGACCCCCCGACTGCCCCGTGGGAGGGCCGCTGACCTTCCCGGGCCGGGGTtctggggccggggtgggggcggccCTGGCCCCCTTGCCCCCCCCCAAGATGCCGCCCCCCACGATCCTGAGCGCCGTCCCTCGGCAGATGTTCAGCGACGCGGGCAGCGGGGACGACGCCCTGGACGGGGACGACGACCTGGTGATCGACATCCCGGAGTGACGCGCGCTCTGGCCCGGCGCCCGCCCTGTGCCCGGAGTCAGCACGCGAGCCCCCCACTTCCGCAGAGACGTTTATTGGCGTCCAGTTGCCATGCGGCGGCCGCTGACACAATCAGAAGAGGCGTAAACATGCACGAATGTCCCCCCCCCCAGAGAGGTGGGTCCCTGTGGGGCAAGGCAGAGGCCCCACCCTCCCATCCCGGCCCCAGCCGGGGACGGTTCTTCAAATGAGTGGCCACGGGCATCTGCCCGCGCTGGGACAGGCAGAGAGCCCGCCGTGGTCTCCCCATTTAAAAGGGCAGCTGTACAGGGctaggttggttggtttttaacgAGGATTCTGTATTAAAGGAGCGGCtcttttgtttgtggttttgttttttgtggggttttttgccCTTCTCTTTTTTGGAGACTGTCTCCTCCTCCGAACCCCCCCGAATCCGACCTCCTCCCTGTGGGCCGAGGGGGCCGGGGCAGcctggagaggcaggagggacgCGCGACAGCCCCCGTGGGCGCACACGGGAAGGTGTTTGCATATTTGCGTGGGAGCGAGTCAGGCAGGAGGAAGTTTGCATATGTGAACACAGATCGCCACGGTCCCTCACGAGACAGACAGACCCACGGTCACGCAGACGCTCACGAAAAGAAGACAGGTAGTGGGGGGCGGGGCGTCCACCCCGTGTAAACGTGCAACACACTCGTGCGAAGGTGGGGTTCCGGCCCCACAGGGCCCGTGCCGGGCAGGGGCCGTGCGCTCAGGCGGAGGCGGAGGGCAGGGCCCCGGCGGCAGGGGGCAGCTCGCTGGTCAGGGTGTGCCAGCGCTCCAGGGCTGCGTCCGGCTGCTGCAGACAGTCGCTCCAGTGCTTCCGGGCCTCGCCCCgggccccaggccccagagacACGCCGCCTGGGAGGCGACACGCAGCGGCAGGCACCTTCAGGGCTGGGCTCTCGGCCAGACACCCCCCTTCCCCTGCACCCCCCCATCAGCCCCCACCCGGCACGCTTCTCCCTCACCGATGAAGTCGTTGGACTTTCCGATGTCATAGTCCCAGACTGTGACTTCCAGGGTCTTGGTGGCCAGAGTGGAGAGCTCCATCTCGTAGAAGAAGTCCTGGGGCAGAGCAGGCCACACATTCGGtcaggccccaggccccacccccagccccagttTCTGGGCCCTGCCCTGCTCACCTCATTAAATTCTGGATTGAGAGTCTTCTTCTTCACACACGTTTTGTGCTTGGATTTCTTATCCACGTCAGGCCTCAGGTACCTGCGGAGGAAggtggggcgggggagcaggTGGGTCAGGGGCTGGTGGGCCCCCAGGGAGGCTGGCGCAGGGGTGAGGCTCCAGGGCCGGGCGGCGGGCTCACGTCTTGACGTAGGGGTCCGAGTAGCCGTTGACGTCCATGGCGGCCAGGTGGGCGCAGCGCACGATGCCCACCAGCAGGCCCCGGCGCCGAGAGCTGTAGCTGAGACTCAGCAGGATGCGGCCGCGCTCTTCCAGCAGCCCGGGCCCCTGCTCGGCCTGCTCCAGCTGCGGGACGGACTCGGGGCTCAGCCTGAAGCCGCGCCGCCACCCACCCACACCTGCCGCCCGGGGAGGCACCTCACCtccttcaggtagcaggagatgcCCCTCAGAGCCGCTGACATGGAggatggggaagccagctgcggGGACCGAGAGAAGGTTCTGGAAACCTGGCCTCCCCGGGGCcaccgccctccccccccccccccccaacaccccagACCAGCCCCCACACAGACCGGGACCTGGCGCTCCAGGCAGAtgttaaaatgtttcttctgcGAAGGCTTGAGGCGGCGGAGGGGCACTCGGATCTCCCCGATGAACTCGTTGTGGCTCAGCTTGTCCTCGTCACAGACGGAGATCCTGGCAGGGAACTGCAGGCTCAGGGTCCGCTGGGTCGGGTAGGAAGGCCCTCCCACCCAACCCTGAGCGCCTGAAGCCAGTCCCCGCTCTGCCCCAAACCCTCCACACCGCCCCCGTTTCCCGGGCTGTGCGGGAGCGGCCGGCCTGGAGCGTGCTAGGGGCTGTCACTCGCCCCgtcctctgcccccctctccgGCTTCCCAGGCCAGCCCTGGTCCACTGGAACCTGAGCAGCTCCTGCAGAAAGCCCTCACAAATCCCGAGGGCCCCCACCCTCCGCTGCCTCTGTTCGGAGCCTGGGGACGGGACCCAACTGAACATGGTGCCCGGAGCTGGCACTGGAGGTGTGGGTGACAGTGTGCAAGCGCTAGAAGCTCCTGGAGGAGCCCTGGGCGGTCGGAAGAGGATCCCACACTCTGGCACTCCTGTCCTTGTCTGCGTGCAGCAGGGAACCAGCGGGGAGAGGCACGTGAGCCCAGCGATCACGAAATGATcgcttccggggcgcctgggtggctcagtgggttaggccgctgccttcggctcaggtcctgatcctgggggcctgggatcgagcccgccatcggctccctgcttctccctctccccctgctagtgtGCTCTCGCAAGCTCTcgcaagctctctttctctcataaaacCTTGAAGACACGATTGCCTTGAGTTCTGTCCGTCCCTTCTGCAGCTTCCCGTGCTCCCTTCTGTCCTGACAGTCTTGAGAAACTGTCACCGAGAGCTGTTCATTTCCCACCTCTGCCACCTACTAGCTGCCGTGTGACCTTGGctaagtcacttaacctccctgtgcctcaattCCCATCTACCAAACAGAGCTATCAGTACCCAGCCCCTATACCTATCGGAATCAAGGGAAATGAATGTCCCTATCGGAATCAAGGGAAATGAATGTCGTAGTGCATAGCCCCGGGCCGGGCCCCGGTGAGTACTCAGCTGCTCAGGCCTCCTGCACTCACATCTGAAAGATGAGCCAGACTTCCTGGggtctgcctctgtcttctcccactcctcctgaaCCCCCAGTTGGCCTCACAGCCAGCAGGGTGATCTCTAAAACCCAGCTTGACCTCACCCCCAGAGGCCCCCaatgcccacccccccccccccccccacccacttcccctttgCCAAGAACACAGCTAAAGGCCTCACAAGCCTGCCCTGTGGAGCCCCTCCATCCGGTGAGGGACCACAAGCCCCACAGCTCCACCTCCTGGGACCATGGAGCAAGTTTCCGGTCCCTGAAGACTTGACTCCCTGGCACTGGCTGTTGGTGGGGGCACAGGAAACCGCACGGGCAGACCTCTGCTACATAGGTCTGACCTGTCAGGGGCTATGAGGAGGGCTCTCGGCAACCAGGGAAAGCTTCCAGGAGGAGGCACAGTGGGGAGCACTCTCCAGGGAAGAGACGCAACAGGCCAAGGTCAGGAGTCTTGAGCCTGACCGGTCTGCAGGTCTGCAAGTGAGTGGGCAGTCTTCTCTTGGAGCAACAGGAGGAGGAGATTCTTGGGAGGGCAGGAATGCCAGGAAACATTTTCCTGCTGCCAAAGAAGAGGAACTGGGGGGCCAGTGACTGCTCCAGGGCATGTGAGAGGGCCTTAATGGGAGGCAGATCAACCAAAGGAAGTGGCAATGACAGCCCTCGGAGGAGGCGCTGAGCTGGGACCCCGGGGAGCAGGGACCACGGAGCCCTCACCTGAGCACCTTGTGGGTGATGTCCTGGTCTGTGATCCCACTGTACGTCAGATCCTCGTTCCACACGGGATTCAGCGTGTTCCTCTGAGTCTTTGTTTTGAGCTTATTGGCCTGAGGTGTGGAGAAGAAGGTTCTCAGGACACGTCCCCCAGACCCTCAGAGGCTGAAGGCGGGGGCAGGCTGGGGACAGATCCACCAGCCAGGTCCGGCTGAGGGACAGAAGAGGCCGTTACCTTGCAGGCTCCAGGCAGCAGGTGCAGCTTGACATAGGGATCGGCCAGACCATTGAAATCCATGGGCTTGAGGCCCTGcaagggaggggggcggggaagagggCTGCGAGCTCCCAGCCctgtctgcccccccccacaccctgcagAGTGGATCCTCGGGGTGCAGAGAGTCAAGAAGAAGGGTGCTGGGGCAcaggggccaggaggaggggggggggccCAACCTGGGGACCCGGAAACGGGCTGGGGAGGCCTGGATACCTACCTTGGCTCTAAGGATGCTACAGTGCAGGGTGCAGGAGGCCTGGTCGTAGAGAAGGTCAAACTCCAGCATGCCCAGCGCGGCTGCAGAAGCGGGAAGACTGGCGTGAGTCAGTGTGTAAAGACAGGTGTGTGTGCGTGAGACCAGTGGGCCGGCCGGCTGCTGGGCGGCTGGGGAAGGTGTCTGccggcctgtgtgtgtgtgtgcgcgcgcgcgtgcacacgaGCGTCTGGGTCCCTGGCTGGGCCGCAAGGGGCTGTGTGGGTGGTTGAGTGTCTCAGCAGAAATATTGAATATTGAGCCTTTCTGAAGCTGTCATCTCCACACTGCCTGCAGCTGCGGAggcagagcctgcctcccccagcacGCGCAGCGGGGCCCCagcgccccccaaccccccccccggggtcctgccctcccccagaCTCACTGGTATCATCCGAGTCGTAGCTGTCCACCTCGGCTCCGTCCTCAGGCGTGGTGGCCCCAAGAAGGGCTGCAGGCGGGGCCAGAGCCAGAGGCGCAAGGCGGGCAGGGGCCTCCCTGAAATCCCTGCCCCCGCCTTCGGGTCCTGGTCCCAGGCGGGGGAAGTAGTCTGAGATCTGCCTGATGGGCCGGATGGGCCCGGGGCACACGTTGATGGCCATGTGCTCCTGGATGTTGATGGTCATGCGGTCGCCTCTGCGGGCCCTCATGCAGCAAGCACCCTGGGCTGCGGGGCCAGACGATCCAGAGAGCGTGAGCCCCAGGGGGACTCCTCCTCCCTACCTGCTGGCAGCTGGCTGAGGGCCAGATGGTGACCTCCCCAGGGGGTGGGGCCCTCCCTGGCTTCCCTTCCCAGGTGTGccgggagaggagggggtgggcagtCTGGGCCAGTGGGGGGGGCCCCAGACCCCCAGCTGGGCTGCACCAGGACGGGGTCCCCAGCCCACTCCCCAGATGGGTCCTGGTCCCCACCGCCGGCCAGACCCACATACCTTTGGACAGTGCCGAAGccatcctcccagcccctgcccctcatCCCGGGACGCCGTCTGCCCCTGGGCCCTGCCATCTCTGAAGCAGCCCCGCAGGCCCCCTCCTCTGCCGGTCTTGGGCTGTGTCCGTCCGTCCGCACCAGGAGCCTGTCTGGTCCGCGCGATACCCACCCCTCCAGGCTTCCTCGGCCCACTGGCCCTTCATTCAGCCCCAGGATCTGTCTGCCTACCTGCCTGCCTGCCGGGGTCCCCCCCACCCTGTAGCCAGCCCCTCGGGCGGACCCCTGCCTCGGATGCCTCCTCTTGAGACCGGCTCTCCAAGAGGCGCCAGAAATTGCAGCCTCCAGGgacctaacccccccccccccgggggctcCCAGGCGACCGCGCgcgccctccctccccctcacgCCCCCGGCGGCCCAGCCCTCTGCACCTGTGTCTGTGCCTCCAACAGGTGCCcaggccctggggggggggggggcggcaggtgCGGGCTGGGCGGTGGCGGCCGGCGACTCCCGCGGCGGCCAGCGAGAAGAGCGCGGAGTCCGGCTCGGAGCGccgaagagggagggagggagggagagcaggagaaagtGCGGGAGGCGGGGGTGAGCGCGGTGCGGGCGAGGCGGCCGCGGCgccggcggcggggggcggggaggggcggccggaggctggggagggggcgggactCTCCCGCCGGCGCCCGCCCGGCCCAGTCCGCGCGGCCCGCGAgggcacacccccccccacccactgGCACTCCCGCGCACACGCCGGCGCCCACGTGCGCACGCTCGCACACAGCCACTAACCCAGGCGGAGAACTTCGCGTGCACACACTCGCCGACACCCGGGAACCAGCGGCCAGAAGGGCCCGGGGCTCCCCAGCTCCCCGGAGACCCCgggcccccgcccctgcccccgcgCCGAGCCCGCGGCGCCTCCCTCCTCCGCGGTCCTCCCGCTTCCCTCCCGGGTCCGCCGGGCCGGACCACCCGCCTGGTTGCCATGGCGACGccgctcctccctcccctcctcctccccctcctcctccgccCCCCGCGCATCCTCACGCCCCTCCCCCACGGAGAGGGcgcgggggagggagaaggttgtcgggcctctccctcccccgtcCTTAGGGGCGGGGCTTAGAGATCCGCAGTGATCCCGGGGTGGGCGGGCGGCGGGGATCGGATCCTCCCGGGCACGCCGGTCTGGGACTTGGGGGTCTCCGAGCCCTGCTGGGGAACCTCACAGtcagagggaggggacaggtCCGAGGCTGCGGCTTCCCCCACGCCTCTTCTCTGTAGCTGTTGAGGCGCCTCTCCTGTGGCCCAACCCAGACCCCAAGGGCCCGGGTCCCCTCCTCAGGACTGGCATCACCCTTGGGAATCCCCCCTCCCTCAGCCCACCCCCTGCCATCTCCAGTTCTGTTCATCAGGTGGGGCGGGGCGTCGGACTTCCTTCCGAATGCCCCGGAGCCCTGCAGCTAGGTCGCTCACAGTCTGCCCTTTCCCACCTGAACCCTGCCACCCGCCTGTCAAACTCCAGCCTGGGATCCTTGCTCCTCTTTGTCCCAAACCCTCTGCCCCGCAAGACAGAGTCCTCACAATGGCCTTCTAGGCCCTTCGGCCCAAGACCCTGACTTCTCCTATCCGATCCCGGGCTGTCTGGCAGGAATTTTAGTTGCAGTTCCTAGAACACACCTGGATCCCCCGAGGCCTCTGGACCTTGGCTCCCTGGACCTCCCAGGCCTGGAAGAGCTTCCCTTCCTTCCGGGTGGTCATCCTGGGTCACCTCTTCCTAGAAGCCTTCCTGGAGCATCCCCACACCAATCCCCTAGTTTCCAATGTGCTCCCTTAGGCTCAGTTCTTCCTCCTGTTTACACTTCTGTGTCCCCCACCACGAGGGAGTGCCTTGGAGGCTCCCCCAAGCTGGGCCTAGCCCTAAATTGGCATCTTGAAGTTTTGTGACTTAAAAGTAAGAGAAGTGTGgttgcacaataatgtgaatgtacttaacaccacGGAACTGTATGCTTGCAAGTGGTTAAGAgagaaatatgtgtattttttaaaaataaacgatttttttttttttaaaaagcgagAGAAATGCAAAGTCAAACCACGCTGAGATAGCACTCATCACCGACCAGATGACAAAACTCAAAGCATCTGTTAACACACAATGCACACAACGCTGTGGGGAAATGGGCACCACCTCTGCGGAGGCCCTTCTGACTGTAGATACCAAGATGGCAAATACACAGACTCTTTGACCCAGAAATTTTACTTGTAGGATTTTATCCTACGGATATGCTGGCCCATGAGCAAAATAATTGAAgttcagcattctttttttttttttttttaaagatttttatttatttatttgacagagatcacaagtagacagagaggcaggcaaagagagagagggaagcaggctccctgctgagcagagagcctgatgcgggcctcgatcccaggaccctgagatcatgacctgagccgaaggcagcggcttaacccactgagccacccaggcgcccgaagttCAGCATTCTTAAAGGCAGCCCGTTTGCAATGacaaaagactggaaacaacttTAACGTccacaaggtggggggggggggtcagttcAATCCGTTCTGACCCAGTTTCATatgatgaaagagagagaggcccTCATGCTTGTAGGCACACTCGTATATAGAGTCGTCTTCCCGATCTCAGCTTAATCTAAAAGAGTAAGGCACAGAACAGTATGAAtggaagggggagaaaagagtTCATAcgagtttggtttttttgtgggCTTAACTTATCCCTGGAAGACTGCCCAAGAAAGTGGTAACCAAGCTCCAAGGAGATTGCTGGGGGGTAGGGTAGGGCAGGAATAGGAAAGACTTATATTCTATGCTTTTGTACACTTTGAATTTTGTACCATTTGCCTCTGTTCCCCATTcaaaagaatactttaaaatagtATCTATTTAAAGGCAATCATCAGGTTTCCTTTGGGGCTATCCAGATGAGAGGGGAGGCAGGACCAAGGGAGACCGCCCCCTCAGTCCAGGACCCGAGCTGGTGGGTCTGCCAAGAGGCGGACTTGGACCTGCGGGAGTCGGGGAAGAAACCTGGCCAAGAAATCCTGCCTCATGGGCTGCTGCTTGCTCATAGCTTAGCTCAGGTCCAACACCACGCTTCACCTTGGTGGTGGCAAGGAGAGCATGAAGCGGGACTTCAAGCCAGTTACCGGGCAAATAGCAGACAGCGCTTAGCCCCAGCTTGTCCACAGGTGGAAAGtttttcatccatccattcagccGATAAGCATTTATTGGACTCCTACTGTATACTTTGGTGCAAGTCTATGACCAAGAGCAGTGATCTTCACAGCCTTGTaggagaaacaagacaaagacacagACAACTTCAAAGCAGTGAGATGGACAGGGCATGATCCGAAGGCCGCGGGAGTTCCCTTCCTGCGCAAAGTGTGGGCTCAGCTGAGACTCAGAAGATAGGAGAAGCTGACCCATTCATGGGTGGTGGCAAGCGTGTCCTAGGCACAGGTGTGTGCAAAGCCTGGAGTGTGCTGAGAGAGGGGAGTCGTGCAAGAGCTCAAGTTGGTGGGTGGAGGGGGCTGGGCAAGAGTCTTGCAGGTCAGGGCAAGAAGTTCATAACACACGGGCACCGCAGGAAACCGTTGGAGGGTTTAAGTAGGGGATCCGAGTGTTCTGGTTTGTTCTCCCCAAAGGAGGAGTGAACGGAGAGGAGTCCACCAGTCCACAGGCTGTCGAAAGTACCAGAGGAGG includes:
- the DOC2A gene encoding double C2-like domain-containing protein alpha isoform X1, giving the protein MASALSKAQGACCMRARRGDRMTINIQEHMAINVCPGPIRPIRQISDYFPRLGPGPEGGGRDFREAPARLAPLALAPPAALLGATTPEDGAEVDSYDSDDTTALGMLEFDLLYDQASCTLHCSILRAKGLKPMDFNGLADPYVKLHLLPGACKANKLKTKTQRNTLNPVWNEDLTYSGITDQDITHKVLRISVCDEDKLSHNEFIGEIRVPLRRLKPSQKKHFNICLERQVPLASPSSMSAALRGISCYLKELEQAEQGPGLLEERGRILLSLSYSSRRRGLLVGIVRCAHLAAMDVNGYSDPYVKTYLRPDVDKKSKHKTCVKKKTLNPEFNEDFFYEMELSTLATKTLEVTVWDYDIGKSNDFIGGVSLGPGARGEARKHWSDCLQQPDAALERWHTLTSELPPAAGALPSASA
- the DOC2A gene encoding double C2-like domain-containing protein alpha isoform X2; amino-acid sequence: MRARRGDRMTINIQEHMAINVCPGPIRPIRQISDYFPRLGPGPEGGGRDFREAPARLAPLALAPPAALLGATTPEDGAEVDSYDSDDTTALGMLEFDLLYDQASCTLHCSILRAKGLKPMDFNGLADPYVKLHLLPGACKANKLKTKTQRNTLNPVWNEDLTYSGITDQDITHKVLRISVCDEDKLSHNEFIGEIRVPLRRLKPSQKKHFNICLERQVPLASPSSMSAALRGISCYLKELEQAEQGPGLLEERGRILLSLSYSSRRRGLLVGIVRCAHLAAMDVNGYSDPYVKTYLRPDVDKKSKHKTCVKKKTLNPEFNEDFFYEMELSTLATKTLEVTVWDYDIGKSNDFIGGVSLGPGARGEARKHWSDCLQQPDAALERWHTLTSELPPAAGALPSASA